From a single Stackebrandtia endophytica genomic region:
- a CDS encoding response regulator: MTEATRILLADDHALVRRGVRLILDSEPDLTVVAEASDGAEAIENARLHQPDLAIFDIAMPRLTGLQAARELSRIQPELRILILTMYDNEQYFFEALQAGASGYVLKSVADRDLVEACRAAMRDEPFLYPGAVTALIRNYLERARQGEDIPDRAITHREEEILKLVAEGHTSKEIGDILFISVKTVERHRANILQKLGLRDRLELTRYAIRAGLIEP, from the coding sequence ATGACCGAGGCGACCCGGATCCTGTTGGCCGACGACCACGCGCTGGTGCGGCGCGGTGTCCGATTGATCCTCGACTCCGAACCCGATCTGACCGTCGTCGCCGAAGCCAGCGACGGCGCCGAAGCCATAGAGAACGCACGCCTCCATCAACCCGATCTGGCGATCTTCGACATCGCGATGCCTCGCCTGACCGGGTTGCAGGCCGCCAGGGAGCTGTCCCGGATCCAGCCGGAGCTGCGCATCCTCATCCTGACCATGTACGACAACGAGCAGTACTTCTTCGAGGCGTTGCAGGCCGGCGCCAGCGGATACGTCCTCAAATCGGTGGCCGACCGGGACCTCGTGGAGGCCTGCCGCGCCGCCATGCGCGACGAACCGTTCCTGTACCCGGGGGCGGTGACCGCGCTGATTCGCAACTATCTGGAACGGGCCCGACAGGGCGAGGACATACCCGACCGGGCGATAACGCACCGGGAGGAGGAGATCCTGAAGCTCGTCGCCGAAGGGCACACCTCCAAGGAGATCGGCGACATCCTGTTCATAAGCGTCAAGACGGTGGAACGTCACCGCGCCAACATCTTGCAGAAGCTGGGACTGCGCGACCGGCTCGAACTGACTCGCTACGCGATTCGGGCGGGCCTCATCGAGCCGTGA
- a CDS encoding HAMP domain-containing sensor histidine kinase, producing MSLFWRIFLLNAAVFTAATAFLIFAPITVPVSFMLPEALILGAGLVIMLTANAVLLRVGLAPLRRLVKAMTTTDLLRPGPRPAVTGHAGIADLIQTFNTMLDRLEAERALSTARALSAQEAERRRVAQELHDEVGQSLTAVLLELKRVKDHAPESMREELRQVQETTRDSLDEIRRIARRLRPGVLEELGLISALKALTSEVAGSARLTVQRKFDTDLPDLDDEAELVLYRVAQESITNTARHARANRLEVSLRRVGTGVLLRLRDDGVGLGDASEGAGMRGMRERALLVGADLSIAGHPTGGTEVRLHLPIRDRRAPR from the coding sequence GTGTCCCTGTTCTGGCGAATTTTTCTTCTGAACGCCGCCGTGTTCACCGCGGCGACGGCGTTCCTCATATTCGCGCCCATAACGGTACCGGTGTCGTTCATGCTGCCCGAGGCGTTGATCCTGGGTGCGGGACTGGTCATCATGCTGACCGCCAACGCGGTCCTGCTGCGGGTCGGCCTGGCGCCGCTTCGCCGTCTCGTCAAGGCGATGACCACCACCGACCTGCTGCGCCCCGGTCCGCGTCCCGCCGTCACCGGGCACGCCGGGATCGCCGACCTGATCCAGACCTTCAACACCATGCTTGACCGGTTGGAGGCCGAACGTGCCCTCTCCACGGCCCGGGCCCTGTCGGCGCAGGAGGCCGAACGGCGCCGCGTCGCCCAGGAACTGCACGACGAGGTCGGTCAGAGCCTGACCGCGGTACTCCTGGAACTCAAACGGGTCAAGGACCACGCCCCGGAGTCGATGCGTGAGGAACTGCGCCAGGTGCAGGAGACCACCCGTGACAGCCTGGACGAGATCCGCCGCATCGCGCGCCGGCTGCGCCCCGGTGTCCTGGAGGAGCTCGGCCTCATCAGCGCGCTCAAAGCGCTCACCAGTGAAGTCGCCGGAAGCGCCCGCCTGACCGTGCAGCGAAAGTTCGACACCGACCTGCCCGACCTCGACGACGAGGCCGAGCTGGTGCTCTACCGGGTGGCACAGGAGAGCATCACCAACACCGCCAGACATGCCCGAGCCAACCGATTGGAGGTCTCGTTGCGTCGTGTCGGCACCGGCGTCCTGCTGCGACTGCGAGACGATGGGGTCGGGTTGGGCGACGCGTCCGAAGGCGCGGGAATGCGCGGAATGCGGGAACGTGCGCTGCTGGTCGGCGCCGACCTCAGCATCGCGGGGCATCCCACCGGCGGTACCGAAGTGCGGCTCCATCTTCCGATTCGAGACAGGAGAGCCCCCCGATGA
- a CDS encoding SLC13 family permease, translated as MLAPILAIAIFAVAFFFIATEKFNRVAVVLVAGGLMAAIGLTNAENIFYSHHAGIDWGVIFLLLGMMVIVGIIKQTGIFEALGIWAAQKSKGKPYRLLVLLMVITAVASPFLDNVTTIMLVAPVTLSVCRRLDIPAAPYLIAEVLASNIGGAATLIGDPPNIIIASRANLTFMDFIYHMTPIVIVMFVLFVLMARFMFRKSFVYHPERVNLVMEMDASAPIRDKKLLYRCLGVLLLVMIAFSVHHVFHMDPAIVALLGAGVMVMVAGVRTSEYLAEVEWATLVFFMGLFVMVGSLVHTGVIEHIGSWAINAVGDNYFAAATSLVFGSAILGAFFDNIPYAATMAPIVEGLAAGAPDPATGQSLWWAFALGADLGGNGTALAASANVVMLGIAARANEPISFWKFTKYGIVTTIVTTIVAWIYVWLRYFVWV; from the coding sequence ATGCTTGCGCCCATTCTCGCTATAGCGATCTTCGCGGTGGCCTTCTTCTTCATCGCGACCGAGAAATTCAACCGCGTGGCCGTGGTGTTGGTGGCCGGCGGTTTGATGGCCGCCATCGGTCTCACCAACGCCGAGAACATCTTCTATTCACATCACGCGGGAATCGACTGGGGAGTCATCTTCCTGCTGCTGGGCATGATGGTCATAGTCGGAATCATCAAGCAGACCGGCATCTTCGAGGCGCTGGGTATCTGGGCGGCTCAGAAGTCAAAGGGTAAGCCGTACCGCCTGTTGGTCCTTCTGATGGTGATCACGGCGGTCGCGTCCCCGTTCCTCGACAACGTCACCACGATCATGCTGGTGGCACCGGTAACGCTGTCGGTGTGTCGTCGCCTGGATATTCCCGCCGCCCCGTATCTGATCGCCGAGGTGTTGGCCTCGAATATCGGTGGTGCGGCGACGTTGATCGGTGACCCACCCAACATCATCATCGCGTCACGGGCCAACCTGACCTTTATGGACTTCATTTATCACATGACGCCGATCGTCATCGTGATGTTCGTCCTGTTCGTGCTGATGGCGCGGTTCATGTTCCGCAAGTCGTTCGTGTACCACCCGGAGCGGGTCAACCTCGTCATGGAGATGGACGCCTCCGCCCCCATCCGCGACAAGAAGCTGCTCTACCGCTGCCTGGGAGTCCTGCTCCTGGTCATGATCGCGTTCTCGGTGCACCACGTCTTCCACATGGACCCCGCCATCGTGGCACTGTTGGGTGCCGGCGTCATGGTGATGGTCGCCGGGGTTCGCACCTCGGAGTACCTGGCCGAGGTCGAGTGGGCGACTCTGGTCTTCTTCATGGGTCTTTTCGTCATGGTCGGCAGCCTGGTACACACCGGCGTCATCGAGCACATCGGCTCCTGGGCGATCAACGCCGTGGGCGACAACTACTTCGCCGCCGCCACCAGTCTGGTGTTCGGTTCGGCGATCCTGGGTGCGTTCTTCGACAACATCCCCTACGCCGCAACCATGGCACCGATCGTTGAGGGTCTGGCCGCGGGCGCTCCCGACCCGGCGACCGGTCAGTCGCTGTGGTGGGCGTTCGCGCTGGGTGCCGACCTGGGTGGCAACGGAACCGCGCTGGCCGCCAGCGCCAACGTCGTCATGTTGGGCATCGCCGCTCGCGCCAACGAACCCATCTCGTTCTGGAAGTTCACCAAGTACGGCATCGTGACCACGATCGTCACCACGATCGTTGCCTGGATCTACGTCTGGTTGCGCTATTTCGTCTGGGTATGA